From Polaribacter butkevichii, a single genomic window includes:
- a CDS encoding ribonuclease HII: protein MLASNYSGFSLEAGTDEAGRGCLCGPVVAAAVILPKDFTHPFLNDSKQLSEKKREELRPFIEKNALAFGVSFVWQEEVDQINVLQASITGMHRSIEMLKIEPEFIIVDGNKFKDYKDIPHKAIVKGDAKYLSIAAASVLAKTYRDEYMAKIHLEFPVYNWAKNKGYPTKEHRNGIREFGATKYHRKTFKLLPEQIKLKL from the coding sequence ATGTTAGCATCAAATTATAGTGGTTTTTCTTTAGAAGCCGGTACAGATGAAGCCGGTAGAGGCTGTTTATGTGGCCCTGTAGTAGCAGCAGCCGTAATTTTACCAAAAGATTTTACACATCCTTTTTTAAATGATTCTAAGCAATTATCAGAAAAAAAGAGAGAAGAATTGCGTCCTTTTATAGAAAAAAATGCTCTTGCCTTTGGCGTTTCTTTTGTTTGGCAAGAAGAAGTAGATCAAATAAATGTTTTGCAAGCCTCTATAACCGGCATGCATAGGTCTATAGAAATGCTTAAAATTGAGCCAGAATTTATTATTGTAGACGGTAATAAATTTAAAGATTATAAAGATATTCCGCACAAAGCTATTGTAAAAGGAGATGCCAAATACCTAAGTATTGCCGCAGCTTCTGTGCTTGCCAAAACGTATAGAGACGAGTATATGGCAAAAATTCATTTAGAATTTCCTGTCTATAATTGGGCAAAAAATAAAGGATACCCAACAAAAGAACACCGAAACGGAATACGAGAATTTGGTGCAACCAAATACCACAGAAAAACCTTTAAACTGTTGCCAGAACAGATTAAATTAAAGTTATAA
- a CDS encoding nucleoid-associated protein translates to MIRKTKAEITKCILHKVANKFNSGQNVFSEDLIRFDQESYDLMKGFLLKPFGNLTQSYRFTNHEDVRLNEVNKFASEVFNDEESFVEYSKSIVNHLFEQSNSAQIKTGDVLVVYIEGIEYKDVLTEAIGVFKIENKVDFFQTYLDDNESFDVVVQKGISTKRIDKGCLVLNTSDAEGTVVLSVDNNNYDAQYWTKNFLSVKLADDYNSHTQNYLEMCKEFSEEVIKPELGMHQQGNFLANTVDYFKENEAVDYATFKDEVFEEEKHKEKFDEYKEHFEKLNDVLIRNNFDVSGVVLKKEKNKLKTEIKLDTNINIKLDVDAPEAASEYLERGYDEEKKMKFYKVYFNEEK, encoded by the coding sequence ATGATAAGAAAAACCAAAGCAGAAATTACCAAATGTATTTTACATAAAGTTGCCAATAAGTTTAATAGCGGACAAAATGTTTTTTCTGAAGACTTAATTCGTTTTGATCAAGAAAGTTACGATTTAATGAAAGGTTTTTTATTAAAACCATTCGGAAACTTAACACAAAGCTACCGCTTTACCAATCATGAAGACGTACGTTTAAACGAGGTAAATAAATTTGCTTCAGAAGTTTTTAATGACGAAGAAAGTTTTGTAGAATACTCAAAAAGTATTGTAAACCATTTGTTTGAGCAGTCTAATTCTGCACAAATAAAAACAGGAGATGTACTTGTGGTTTATATAGAAGGTATAGAATATAAAGACGTTTTAACAGAAGCCATTGGTGTTTTTAAAATAGAAAATAAAGTAGATTTCTTTCAGACTTATTTAGACGATAATGAAAGTTTTGATGTGGTTGTTCAAAAAGGAATTTCTACCAAAAGAATAGACAAAGGATGTTTGGTTTTAAATACATCAGATGCAGAAGGTACGGTTGTTTTATCTGTAGATAACAACAATTACGATGCACAATATTGGACTAAAAACTTTTTATCTGTAAAATTAGCAGACGATTACAATTCGCACACACAAAACTATTTAGAAATGTGTAAAGAATTTTCTGAAGAAGTAATTAAGCCAGAATTAGGAATGCACCAACAAGGAAATTTCTTAGCAAATACGGTAGATTATTTTAAAGAAAATGAGGCTGTAGATTATGCAACTTTTAAAGATGAGGTTTTTGAAGAAGAGAAACACAAAGAAAAGTTTGACGAATACAAAGAGCATTTCGAAAAATTAAATGATGTGTTAATCAGAAATAATTTTGATGTTTCTGGAGTTGTTTTAAAGAAAGAGAAAAACAAGCTAAAAACAGAAATAAAGTTAGATACTAACATCAACATAAAACTAGATGTAGATGCACCAGAAGCGGCGTCAGAATATTTAGAAAGAGGGTATGATGAAGAAAAGAAAATGAAATTTTATAAAGTATATTTTAACGAAGAGAAGTAA
- the lipB gene encoding lipoyl(octanoyl) transferase LipB, whose protein sequence is MNRNILLQDLSVKDYKEAWDYQTELLQGIVDVKIANRKNEEKISTKNYFLFVEHPHVYTLGKSGHMSNLLLNEKQLAEKGATFYKINRGGDITYHGPGQIVGYPILDLENFFTDIHKYLRFLEEAIILTIAEYGIKAERSPGETGVWLDVGTPFARKICAMGIRSSRWVTMHGFALNANVNLGYFDNIIPCGIKGKAVTSMEAELNKKVDTEEVKAKILKHFKVLFEVEEFIK, encoded by the coding sequence ATGAACAGAAACATACTACTACAAGACTTATCTGTAAAAGACTACAAAGAAGCCTGGGATTATCAAACTGAATTATTACAAGGAATTGTTGATGTTAAGATTGCTAATCGTAAGAATGAAGAAAAAATTTCTACAAAAAATTATTTTTTATTTGTAGAGCATCCGCATGTATATACTTTAGGTAAAAGTGGACACATGAGCAATTTGTTACTTAATGAAAAGCAATTAGCAGAAAAAGGAGCTACTTTTTATAAAATTAATCGGGGTGGTGATATTACTTACCATGGTCCCGGACAAATTGTTGGCTACCCAATTTTAGATTTAGAAAACTTCTTTACAGATATTCATAAATACTTACGTTTTTTAGAAGAAGCAATTATTTTAACCATTGCCGAGTATGGAATAAAAGCAGAGAGAAGTCCTGGTGAAACAGGTGTTTGGTTAGATGTTGGTACTCCGTTTGCTCGTAAAATTTGCGCTATGGGAATCCGTTCTTCTAGATGGGTAACAATGCATGGTTTTGCATTAAATGCAAACGTAAATTTAGGCTATTTTGATAATATTATTCCCTGTGGAATTAAAGGAAAAGCCGTAACTTCTATGGAAGCCGAATTAAATAAAAAAGTAGATACTGAGGAAGTAAAAGCTAAAATTCTTAAACACTTTAAAGTACTTTTTGAGGTTGAAGAATTTATAAAATAA